The following are encoded in a window of Flavobacterium cupriresistens genomic DNA:
- a CDS encoding SusD/RagB family nutrient-binding outer membrane lipoprotein has translation MLKKLSYILLSALALTSCSDTLDDINKNPNATETPLAPFLLTGTLKQGADLYWGSDNNFNSSLLFVQHWAKVQYTEPDRYDVSNNSFTYLWNAGYSTLITDLNTILNFPDQQANSNYKGIALTLRSWTFLLLTDAYGSIPYKEAGLKVTPAYNTQKEVYTGLLEDLKRAQSLLATTNGTVTGDLAYKGNIAKWKKLVNSLRLRIALRISDREPALAKQAAIEATTDAAGLISSNSEIFQFVYTSSPQQNPASAWFETRDDFRISKTVVDKLKELSDPRLPVYAQLPSDASVGKYVGGANGLSNSDANSQGFAKTSKPGSYFLTSASPAILVSYSEVLFNLSEAAARGYIAGDAEQLYKSAITASFNQFGITNATIISDYLDQPIVKYDAANYAKSIGTQKWIAFFGQGLDAFAEWRRLDYPALTAGPATVLDGQLPSRFFYPGTEQSLNGTSYQAAVAAQGKDLLTTKLWFDTK, from the coding sequence ATGTTAAAAAAACTATCCTATATACTTCTATCTGCATTGGCATTAACCTCCTGCAGTGATACTTTGGATGATATTAATAAAAATCCAAATGCGACAGAGACACCATTGGCACCCTTCCTTTTAACAGGAACATTAAAACAAGGTGCCGACTTATACTGGGGCTCAGACAACAACTTTAATTCGTCTTTGTTATTTGTACAACATTGGGCTAAAGTTCAATATACCGAACCCGACCGATATGATGTGTCGAACAATTCTTTTACTTATTTGTGGAATGCCGGTTACTCTACTTTAATTACAGATTTGAATACGATTCTGAATTTTCCGGATCAGCAGGCCAATTCAAATTATAAAGGAATCGCACTGACCTTACGTTCCTGGACCTTTTTATTACTGACTGATGCTTACGGAAGCATTCCTTATAAAGAAGCAGGCCTAAAAGTAACACCGGCATACAATACTCAAAAAGAAGTCTATACCGGATTGCTTGAAGATTTAAAACGTGCTCAGTCCTTATTGGCTACAACAAACGGAACAGTAACGGGTGATTTGGCTTATAAAGGCAATATCGCAAAATGGAAAAAACTGGTCAATTCTCTTCGTTTGCGTATCGCCTTGAGAATATCAGACAGAGAACCTGCTTTGGCTAAACAAGCCGCAATTGAAGCAACAACTGATGCTGCGGGACTAATTAGCAGCAATAGTGAGATCTTTCAGTTTGTTTACACCAGTTCGCCACAACAAAATCCGGCATCGGCATGGTTTGAAACACGTGATGATTTTCGTATCTCAAAGACCGTAGTAGATAAGTTAAAGGAATTGTCCGATCCACGTTTGCCTGTGTATGCTCAGTTACCATCAGATGCGAGTGTAGGTAAGTACGTTGGAGGCGCTAACGGATTATCAAACAGTGATGCCAACAGTCAGGGTTTTGCTAAAACATCAAAACCGGGCTCGTATTTCCTAACCTCGGCATCACCCGCTATACTGGTTTCTTATTCTGAAGTCCTGTTTAATCTTTCTGAAGCGGCTGCACGTGGTTACATTGCCGGAGACGCAGAACAGCTTTATAAAAGTGCGATTACGGCATCATTCAACCAATTTGGGATTACCAATGCAACCATTATTTCAGATTATTTGGATCAGCCGATCGTAAAATACGATGCCGCTAATTACGCCAAATCAATAGGCACACAAAAGTGGATTGCCTTTTTTGGACAAGGTCTGGATGCCTTTGCAGAGTGGAGGAGACTCGACTATCCGGCACTGACAGCGGGTCCGGCTACTGTTTTAGACGGGCAACTGCCTTCTCGTTTCTTTTATCCGGGTACAGAACAATCGCTGAACGGGACCAGTTATCAGGCAGCAGTTGCTGCTCAAGGAAAGGATTTGCTTACAACAAAACTGTGGTTTGACACCAAATAA